Proteins from a single region of Candidatus Micrarchaeum acidiphilum ARMAN-2:
- a CDS encoding glycoside hydrolase 15-related → MARLMTLDYGIIGNCSTAALVKSDSSIDWMCMPKFDSPSIFAKILDNGKGGFFKVEPEGQFNVSQAYIADTNVLETRFVGEGWEFRLMDYFPHFQMEDGSLYKEPEVHRLIELVRGTPRIRIVIEPAFKYASEVPKAKIESDHIVFEGSIDYLYLYTNMPADSILGQGYFDLKGDSYMVLAYNKLKAEKEINAIKEQMDKTISYWRSWIGMARLPSVHRDLVARSALTLRLLTYDNTGAIVAAATTSIPEIIGEVRNWDYRYCWIRDASFTVMALINILRFDVAKEFLGWMLKLHKEYGINLQVLFGINGDRDIPERELDYLSGYKNSKPVRVGNAAAKQRQVDIFGELLDAIYLIYVKYKIEPKINDSDWELVYSLVESAIKEWHEKDHSIWEFRKLSRHYTFSKVLCWTAVDRGIKIAKEIGKTAEARRWSKVRSHIKADIIKNGWNAEVNAFVQCYGSRELDASILLLPYFGFTSFRSKKMKSTVEAIGRQLFNGEFLLRYAAKDDFGIPKNALIACTFWYIDALAGIGRRDDALDLLERIISHTNHLGLFSEDIDRSTYELLGNFPQAYSHIALINTMTNLFGSNKMAPKASTGMRESQN, encoded by the coding sequence ATGGCGCGTTTAATGACTTTGGACTATGGAATAATAGGGAACTGCAGCACCGCTGCTTTGGTCAAGAGCGATTCCTCTATCGACTGGATGTGCATGCCTAAATTTGACTCGCCGTCCATATTTGCAAAAATACTGGACAACGGCAAGGGCGGATTCTTCAAGGTCGAACCGGAAGGGCAGTTCAACGTATCTCAGGCGTACATAGCGGACACCAACGTTCTAGAGACGCGATTCGTCGGCGAAGGGTGGGAATTCAGGCTTATGGACTATTTCCCACACTTCCAAATGGAAGACGGCAGTCTGTACAAGGAACCAGAAGTTCACAGGCTGATAGAGCTTGTGCGCGGCACTCCCAGAATAAGGATAGTCATCGAGCCGGCGTTCAAATACGCTTCCGAGGTCCCGAAGGCAAAAATAGAATCGGACCACATAGTTTTCGAGGGAAGCATAGACTACTTGTACCTGTACACCAACATGCCTGCAGATTCAATATTGGGGCAGGGCTACTTTGATCTGAAAGGCGACTCATATATGGTGCTGGCATATAACAAGCTCAAAGCCGAGAAGGAAATAAATGCAATAAAAGAGCAGATGGACAAAACCATAAGCTACTGGCGATCCTGGATTGGGATGGCAAGGCTCCCGAGCGTTCATAGGGATCTCGTGGCCAGGTCTGCGCTTACCCTGCGGCTGCTTACCTATGACAATACCGGTGCAATAGTCGCCGCTGCGACGACTTCCATACCCGAGATTATCGGCGAGGTAAGGAACTGGGACTACAGATACTGCTGGATACGCGATGCCTCGTTTACGGTAATGGCTCTCATAAACATACTGCGCTTCGACGTGGCAAAGGAATTCCTGGGCTGGATGCTAAAGCTGCACAAGGAATACGGGATCAACCTGCAGGTGCTTTTCGGAATAAACGGCGACAGAGATATACCCGAAAGGGAGCTTGATTACCTGTCCGGATACAAAAATTCAAAGCCTGTGCGAGTGGGCAATGCCGCAGCAAAGCAGAGGCAGGTCGACATATTCGGCGAGCTTCTCGATGCAATATACCTAATATATGTGAAATACAAAATAGAGCCCAAGATAAACGATTCTGATTGGGAACTCGTATACTCGCTTGTCGAATCTGCAATAAAGGAATGGCATGAAAAGGACCACAGCATTTGGGAATTCAGGAAGCTCAGCAGGCATTACACCTTTTCTAAGGTGCTGTGCTGGACCGCTGTAGACCGCGGCATAAAGATTGCAAAGGAAATAGGCAAGACCGCAGAAGCCCGGCGGTGGTCAAAGGTTCGGAGCCATATAAAAGCAGACATAATTAAGAATGGCTGGAATGCAGAGGTCAATGCATTCGTCCAGTGCTACGGGTCGCGGGAGCTAGACGCAAGCATACTTCTGCTTCCGTATTTTGGCTTTACGAGCTTCAGAAGCAAGAAAATGAAGAGCACGGTGGAGGCGATAGGCAGGCAACTTTTTAACGGAGAGTTTCTACTCAGATATGCCGCAAAGGACGACTTCGGCATTCCAAAAAATGCCCTCATAGCGTGCACATTCTGGTACATAGATGCTCTTGCAGGAATAGGAAGAAGAGATGATGCACTTGATCTTCTCGAACGCATAATATCACACA
- a CDS encoding cyclase family protein, with the protein MEIYDISMPIDASMLVFPGNPKPSIKRYSSIPKRLANESLVEVGSHTGTHFDAGLHALKNGWSSGSVPLESFFGKAAVVDLTGAGKIIGREQLVGKGIRRGMIVLLKTENSLFGYRKFRKDFASLGISGARYLVERGVKAVGIDYLSIERFGSDMSVHRMLLRKRIPIIEGLMLGKVAPGSYNFVGLPIKVDIDAALMRAVLLK; encoded by the coding sequence ATGGAGATATATGACATATCCATGCCGATCGACGCTTCTATGTTGGTTTTTCCAGGGAATCCCAAGCCCTCAATTAAAAGGTATAGCAGCATACCTAAGCGCCTGGCTAACGAATCCCTTGTTGAAGTTGGCAGCCATACCGGCACACATTTTGATGCAGGATTGCACGCGCTTAAGAACGGTTGGAGCTCGGGGTCAGTTCCGCTTGAATCATTCTTCGGAAAGGCTGCAGTGGTTGACTTGACCGGGGCTGGAAAGATAATAGGCCGTGAGCAACTCGTTGGCAAAGGCATACGGAGGGGCATGATCGTCCTATTAAAAACTGAAAATTCGCTTTTTGGATACAGGAAGTTCAGAAAGGATTTTGCAAGCCTTGGAATTTCTGGTGCTAGGTACCTTGTTGAGCGAGGAGTAAAGGCAGTTGGAATAGACTACCTGAGCATAGAGCGATTTGGGAGCGACATGTCGGTACACCGGATGCTGCTGCGCAAGCGCATACCAATAATCGAGGGGCTGATGCTTGGCAAAGTAGCTCCGGGATCTTACAACTTCGTAGGGCTTCCTATCAAAGTTGACATTGACGCTGCGCTTATGCGCGCTGTCCTGCTAAAATAG
- a CDS encoding Alcohol dehydrogenase GroES domain protein produces MEKMMAGTIVPEKKGSFELKEVAVPEINEDEVLVKVLKLGLDGTDREIGEGLYGQAPEGQGYLIPGHESLGVVEQVGKRVNGISAGELVVATVRRPDDCINCKSGESDMCVKGDYKERGIKGLDGYMAEYYKERPEYLVRIPNGLSNVAMMLEPLSIAEKAVMEVFAVQKRMIWEPKTAMVLGTGTVGLFAAMLLRLRGLEVVSVDRTSSNPVKDRIYSGFGITHVNSAETPIASIPEKLSKKIDVAVELTGNPAAVAEAFSLPGINGILCLLSVTGESYMYNMDIGRLNYDMVLGNKVVMGSVNSNIKHFLQGVEDMVAMEGKASGVLESMVTKRIKLADFKDYSVLGDRSQIKVVLDIGSA; encoded by the coding sequence GTGGAAAAGATGATGGCCGGAACAATTGTTCCTGAAAAAAAGGGGAGTTTCGAACTCAAGGAGGTGGCAGTACCTGAAATAAACGAAGATGAGGTATTGGTAAAGGTGCTGAAGCTGGGGCTGGACGGCACAGACAGGGAGATAGGAGAGGGGCTTTACGGGCAGGCGCCGGAAGGGCAGGGCTACTTAATACCTGGGCACGAGTCGCTCGGAGTTGTAGAGCAGGTCGGCAAAAGGGTAAACGGAATAAGCGCGGGCGAGCTGGTGGTGGCCACTGTGCGGAGGCCTGACGACTGCATAAACTGCAAGAGCGGAGAATCCGACATGTGCGTCAAGGGTGACTACAAGGAGCGCGGAATAAAGGGCCTTGACGGATACATGGCTGAATATTACAAGGAACGTCCGGAGTATCTTGTAAGGATACCGAATGGCCTCTCGAATGTTGCAATGATGCTGGAGCCTCTAAGCATAGCTGAGAAGGCAGTAATGGAAGTGTTTGCAGTGCAGAAGAGAATGATATGGGAGCCTAAGACGGCAATGGTGCTTGGCACAGGCACGGTTGGGCTATTCGCAGCCATGCTGCTCAGGCTCAGAGGGCTTGAAGTCGTATCCGTAGACAGGACCTCTTCGAATCCCGTAAAGGACCGCATTTACTCGGGTTTTGGGATAACGCACGTGAATTCTGCTGAAACGCCAATAGCCAGCATACCTGAAAAATTGTCAAAGAAGATAGATGTTGCCGTTGAGCTTACCGGAAATCCTGCTGCGGTTGCTGAAGCATTTTCACTCCCGGGCATAAACGGCATATTGTGCCTGCTCAGCGTTACCGGGGAGAGCTACATGTACAATATGGACATTGGCAGGCTTAACTATGACATGGTGCTCGGAAACAAGGTAGTTATGGGCAGCGTAAACTCGAATATAAAGCATTTTCTGCAGGGCGTTGAGGATATGGTCGCCATGGAGGGCAAAGCGAGTGGTGTACTTGAAAGCATGGTAACTAAGAGGATCAAGCTCGCCGACTTCAAGGACTACAGTGTGTTGGGCGACAGGAGCCAGATAAAAGTTGTGCTTGATATAGGCAGCGCATAG
- a CDS encoding Aldehyde Dehydrogenase: MKMYVNGEWKNGDGKDSIKKFSPISGKLLYEFRPASKGDLKEAIESAHDAFPKWSSITSTARAKIIFKAKELIERKRRELESIIMLENGKIPKEAEEEVDGVIDQLQYYAEFARKLRGDIVEGDTASRKIFQYLVPYGVVAAITPWNFPAAMVARKLAPALLTGNTVVLKPSSDTPMSAEWITRKFADAGVPKGVLNMIAGKGSEIGDEIVSNKLVSLVTMTGSTSTGQRIMEKASGNMAKLVLELGGKAPFMVWKDADLANALKTLAWAKYWNAGQSCIAAERLYVHEEVYGKFMRMFAELSRKISIGNTSSSDMGPLINASAMKNIGDAVRYSVEKGGRLLVGKVAAPSRYKYGYYMYPEIIEGLGQKSKLFQDEIFGPVIGAMKISNKDEMFDLANDSKYGLASYLFTNDFSLAQEASERIRFGELYINMPGPESSQGYHTGFRMTGQAGEGSVYGILEYLKRKNVYVDYSKKIEIPTVRKRLL, translated from the coding sequence ATGAAAATGTACGTAAATGGCGAATGGAAAAATGGCGATGGCAAGGATTCAATAAAGAAATTTTCCCCTATAAGCGGAAAGCTGCTGTACGAGTTCAGGCCCGCCTCAAAGGGCGACCTGAAGGAGGCAATAGAAAGCGCGCATGACGCGTTTCCAAAGTGGAGTTCAATTACATCAACGGCGCGCGCCAAAATAATATTCAAGGCAAAGGAGCTTATAGAAAGAAAGAGGCGCGAGCTGGAGAGCATAATAATGCTAGAAAACGGAAAGATACCGAAGGAGGCAGAAGAGGAAGTCGACGGCGTCATAGACCAGCTCCAGTACTATGCCGAATTCGCCAGAAAGCTGCGCGGCGATATTGTAGAAGGCGATACCGCAAGCAGGAAGATATTCCAGTATCTTGTACCATACGGAGTCGTGGCTGCAATAACGCCTTGGAACTTCCCTGCCGCGATGGTCGCGAGAAAACTAGCACCGGCGTTGCTTACCGGCAATACTGTAGTGCTGAAGCCCAGCAGCGACACCCCAATGAGCGCGGAATGGATAACGCGGAAATTTGCCGATGCCGGAGTGCCTAAAGGCGTGCTCAACATGATTGCTGGGAAAGGCTCGGAAATCGGAGACGAGATAGTCTCAAACAAGCTTGTTTCCCTTGTCACCATGACCGGATCAACTTCAACCGGCCAGCGCATAATGGAGAAGGCGTCTGGCAATATGGCAAAGCTGGTGCTCGAGCTCGGCGGAAAGGCCCCTTTCATGGTCTGGAAAGATGCGGATCTTGCAAATGCCTTAAAGACATTGGCTTGGGCGAAGTACTGGAATGCAGGACAGTCTTGCATAGCCGCCGAGCGGCTCTATGTGCATGAAGAAGTATATGGCAAGTTCATGCGAATGTTTGCAGAGCTTTCAAGGAAGATAAGCATAGGCAATACTTCAAGCTCCGACATGGGTCCGTTGATAAACGCGTCGGCCATGAAAAACATCGGCGACGCAGTAAGATATTCAGTCGAAAAAGGCGGCAGGCTTTTGGTGGGCAAGGTTGCCGCCCCATCAAGATACAAGTACGGATATTACATGTATCCAGAGATTATAGAAGGCCTGGGCCAGAAGTCAAAACTTTTTCAGGATGAAATTTTCGGCCCTGTGATAGGCGCGATGAAGATATCGAACAAGGATGAGATGTTCGATCTCGCAAATGATTCAAAGTACGGGCTTGCATCATACCTTTTCACTAACGACTTTTCTCTTGCGCAGGAAGCTTCGGAGCGCATACGCTTCGGAGAGCTCTACATAAACATGCCAGGTCCAGAATCTTCGCAGGGGTACCACACTGGGTTCAGGATGACCGGCCAGGCCGGTGAAGGCAGCGTCTACGGCATACTGGAGTACCTGAAGCGCAAGAACGTCTACGTCGACTACTCAAAAAAGATAGAAATCCCGACGGTAAGGAAGCGCCTGCTATGA
- a CDS encoding dihydrodipicolinate synthetase, translated as MCVMGPKKLCGIITPTITPLKNGRLDSKAISKLSEFVSKTGASGIFPAGSTGCFPFLDMEQHKSVITEFSEYLDGRLMLLPGVGRNSISETMEVARHASKLGADALVIVSPYYIKLDDGSMFRYFDKIAGSTGEKIILYNIPQFTGNEINVKVALALAKKHSNIIGIKDSSGNFRSIAAFINSMPRGFSVFQGEDDLLLPSLMLGASGCVCGTTNFSDLAVQVYKKFKEGEINSASQLQSRLDAVMGAVNSVQFPSGYCFAFSKFVMRGAEVGCVPPIGKPSPKEKASIYSQLKGMF; from the coding sequence ATGTGCGTAATGGGTCCAAAAAAATTATGTGGAATAATAACGCCGACGATAACGCCGCTGAAAAACGGCAGGCTTGACTCAAAGGCGATTTCAAAGCTCTCAGAATTTGTATCAAAGACCGGCGCATCCGGGATATTCCCTGCAGGCTCTACTGGGTGCTTTCCATTCCTTGACATGGAGCAGCACAAATCCGTCATAACCGAATTTTCCGAATACTTAGACGGCAGGCTCATGCTGCTTCCAGGCGTAGGAAGAAACTCCATATCTGAAACAATGGAGGTAGCAAGGCACGCATCCAAACTCGGCGCTGACGCCCTGGTAATAGTGAGCCCATACTACATAAAGCTGGACGACGGTTCAATGTTTAGGTATTTTGACAAGATAGCCGGCTCTACCGGGGAAAAAATAATACTATATAATATACCGCAGTTCACCGGAAATGAAATAAACGTCAAAGTCGCGCTAGCATTGGCAAAGAAGCACAGTAACATTATAGGGATCAAGGACAGCAGCGGAAACTTCAGGAGCATCGCCGCATTCATTAATTCAATGCCGCGCGGCTTTAGCGTATTCCAGGGCGAAGACGATCTGCTGCTGCCTTCGCTCATGCTGGGTGCGTCAGGCTGCGTATGCGGGACCACGAACTTCTCCGACTTGGCCGTGCAAGTATACAAAAAGTTCAAAGAAGGAGAGATCAATTCCGCGTCGCAGCTACAAAGTAGGCTGGATGCAGTGATGGGGGCGGTAAACTCCGTCCAGTTTCCCTCGGGATACTGCTTCGCCTTTTCAAAGTTCGTAATGCGCGGAGCTGAAGTGGGCTGCGTGCCCCCGATAGGCAAGCCCTCTCCGAAAGAAAAGGCCAGCATATACTCGCAGCTCAAGGGAATGTTCTAG
- a CDS encoding Mandelate racemase/muconate lactonizing protein — protein MSLIKDIEIIELGDVEKEDSSPWSSTVVLIRMVTSDGFVGYGEAPTTMMTRGVYEQAKEVARVFKGKEVEEVRKNCLEVYKHSFYLPVSMETSSALSAFEIASWDIIGKIHSMPAYEAFGGRCRDSIRAYANGWYSNCVTPADFLKKARTAVKMGFTALKFDPFGDAFDYIDERRMAIAVEIVGTLKEALPKVDLLIECHGRFSANSAIRAEKKLREFRPMFMEEPVHPDQFEGLLRFRSMSRTAVALGERVLDSSLFLNYLKNDAVDIIQPDVTNVGGMIQARNSAELAAAFGVEVAYHNAFGPIQTATTLNLDYAIPNFLIQESFEAFWPRWKKDLVASGYSLEKGFLRLDKGRPGLGIKINERVLEKQKISLMEPFNPDAPGWTVGGTFVHGR, from the coding sequence ATGTCGCTGATTAAAGATATCGAAATAATTGAACTGGGTGACGTCGAGAAGGAAGATTCAAGCCCATGGAGTTCTACTGTTGTGCTGATCAGGATGGTAACATCCGACGGGTTTGTAGGATACGGCGAAGCGCCTACAACGATGATGACAAGAGGGGTCTACGAGCAGGCAAAGGAGGTTGCAAGGGTGTTCAAAGGCAAGGAAGTTGAAGAGGTGCGAAAAAATTGCCTTGAAGTTTACAAGCATTCGTTTTATCTTCCGGTGTCAATGGAGACAAGCTCTGCACTCAGCGCTTTTGAAATAGCGTCATGGGACATAATAGGAAAAATACACAGCATGCCGGCATACGAAGCGTTCGGAGGCAGGTGCAGGGACTCGATAAGGGCCTACGCCAATGGATGGTACTCTAATTGTGTGACGCCTGCGGATTTCCTTAAGAAGGCAAGAACCGCTGTAAAAATGGGATTTACTGCGCTCAAGTTTGATCCTTTCGGGGATGCCTTTGATTACATCGACGAGAGGCGCATGGCCATCGCGGTGGAGATAGTAGGTACGCTGAAGGAAGCTCTGCCAAAAGTTGACCTTCTTATAGAATGCCATGGGAGATTCAGCGCTAACTCGGCAATCAGAGCCGAGAAGAAATTGAGGGAATTCAGACCCATGTTCATGGAGGAGCCTGTGCACCCGGACCAGTTCGAAGGTCTGCTCAGGTTTAGAAGCATGAGCAGGACTGCGGTTGCGCTCGGGGAGCGGGTTCTCGATAGCAGCCTTTTCCTCAATTACCTGAAAAACGATGCGGTTGACATAATACAGCCTGACGTAACCAACGTTGGAGGCATGATACAGGCCAGGAACAGCGCGGAGCTCGCAGCTGCGTTTGGAGTCGAAGTCGCCTATCACAATGCCTTCGGCCCGATACAAACTGCGACCACGCTCAACCTTGATTACGCAATACCCAACTTCCTTATACAAGAAAGCTTCGAGGCATTCTGGCCGAGATGGAAGAAGGATCTGGTTGCCTCAGGATATTCGCTAGAGAAGGGATTCCTCAGGCTTGACAAGGGCAGGCCTGGGCTTGGGATAAAGATCAATGAGAGGGTTTTGGAGAAGCAAAAGATAAGCCTGATGGAGCCGTTCAACCCGGATGCGCCGGGATGGACAGTCGGCGGCACTTTTGTACATGGCAGATAG
- a CDS encoding dihydroxy-acid dehydratase gives MEAAKRNVGSMKSNSDKVYFGPYKAPNRAYMKAMGITDKDLAKPVVGVAAAWSEAGPCNLHAMELGRRAKEGITYAEGTPRMFATPLVIDGVAMGSEGMKYSLPSREVIANTVELTVKAHGYDAFVGITGCDKTTPGMLMAAARTNLTSVILYGGSAMNGYLGGRTITMEDVFEAVGAFAGKRMTEEELKELEDNAIPTIGTCAGLFTANTMGTIAETLGMALPGSSAPPAVEGVKSDYAYASGVAVMKLLENGIKPRDIMTADSFENAIAILMAMGGSTNAVLHIMAIAAEAGIKITLDDFERIGAKVPEIANMRPGGPHTMEDLSRIGGVPAVVKKLLKAGIIDGSQLTVTGKTLAENMDSIKFVESKNDILADIAKPYHNRGGIRVLKGNLAVDGAVVKISAAGILKHEGPAKVFDSEESAFEGVMDGRVVKGDIVVIRYEGPKGGPGMREMLSVTAAIMGRELGSSVALVTDGRFSGATRGLMIGHVAPEAFEGGNIALVENGDIISIDCEKGTLELKLGDEELANRKSRWVKPPAKHKSGFLAQYAKLVGSAAAGAVMQLE, from the coding sequence ATGGAAGCTGCAAAACGCAACGTAGGATCGATGAAGTCTAACTCGGACAAAGTTTATTTTGGACCTTACAAGGCCCCGAACAGGGCTTACATGAAGGCTATGGGGATTACTGACAAGGATCTTGCAAAGCCTGTTGTGGGGGTTGCCGCGGCTTGGAGTGAGGCAGGACCGTGCAACCTGCATGCAATGGAACTCGGCCGCAGGGCTAAGGAAGGGATAACCTATGCAGAGGGCACTCCGCGGATGTTTGCCACGCCACTTGTAATAGACGGGGTGGCAATGGGCTCGGAAGGCATGAAGTACTCGCTGCCGAGCCGTGAAGTCATAGCAAATACCGTAGAGCTTACAGTTAAGGCCCATGGATACGACGCCTTCGTCGGAATAACAGGATGCGACAAGACTACGCCAGGAATGCTTATGGCCGCGGCCAGGACAAACCTGACTTCAGTTATTCTTTACGGCGGCTCAGCCATGAATGGCTATCTGGGCGGAAGAACAATAACAATGGAGGACGTTTTTGAGGCAGTAGGAGCATTCGCGGGAAAGCGCATGACAGAAGAGGAGCTCAAGGAACTTGAAGACAATGCCATACCAACTATAGGCACCTGCGCCGGGCTATTTACCGCAAATACAATGGGCACCATAGCGGAAACGCTCGGAATGGCGCTTCCGGGAAGCTCGGCACCGCCGGCAGTGGAAGGTGTGAAGTCGGATTATGCGTACGCGTCTGGCGTAGCGGTAATGAAACTGCTGGAGAACGGAATAAAGCCAAGAGATATCATGACTGCTGATAGCTTCGAAAACGCCATCGCAATACTCATGGCAATGGGAGGCTCGACCAACGCAGTGCTTCACATTATGGCAATAGCAGCAGAAGCCGGCATAAAAATAACCCTTGACGATTTTGAAAGAATAGGTGCAAAGGTGCCAGAAATTGCCAACATGCGACCGGGAGGCCCGCACACGATGGAGGACCTGAGCAGGATTGGTGGCGTCCCTGCGGTGGTAAAGAAGCTGCTCAAAGCAGGTATAATTGACGGCAGCCAGCTGACGGTAACAGGAAAGACTCTCGCCGAGAATATGGATTCCATAAAATTTGTCGAGTCTAAGAATGACATACTTGCGGATATTGCAAAGCCCTACCACAACAGGGGAGGCATAAGGGTATTGAAGGGCAATCTTGCAGTGGACGGAGCAGTTGTAAAGATTTCTGCTGCAGGCATTCTTAAGCATGAAGGGCCTGCCAAAGTGTTCGATTCAGAGGAAAGCGCATTCGAAGGTGTGATGGATGGCAGGGTCGTCAAGGGTGACATTGTAGTCATAAGGTATGAAGGTCCGAAGGGAGGCCCAGGCATGAGAGAAATGCTTTCCGTGACCGCGGCAATCATGGGCAGGGAACTTGGAAGCAGTGTTGCACTCGTAACTGACGGGAGATTTTCAGGCGCAACAAGGGGGCTCATGATAGGGCACGTTGCGCCAGAGGCATTCGAAGGCGGCAACATAGCTCTTGTTGAGAACGGAGATATCATATCGATAGATTGCGAAAAGGGCACACTTGAGCTGAAGCTGGGCGACGAAGAGCTCGCTAACAGGAAAAGCAGGTGGGTAAAGCCTCCTGCAAAGCACAAAAGCGGGTTCTTGGCTCAGTACGCAAAGCTTGTGGGCAGCGCAGCGGCAGGCGCTGTGATGCAGTTGGAGTAA
- a CDS encoding ABC transport system ATP-binding protein — MIEVRALEKRYSDGNYALRKVSFRLNKRVSAIIGRNGAGKTTLMRILSTQLEQTSGKAIIDGYDTFKDADKVRRMVVSIPQEASPIGYLTPIEHLKMYLVARGIPLADAARRSEKALKVLEMADAADTPTDMLSGGTKRKVFVAMALASDAEMVFLDEPTTGLDPLSRFEVWSAIKELKGRIILTTHYMEEAAELAEDVIMMEAGKVMQQGTVDELLNRFKGRVRAEVNDPSKSHSFSVGNTYIKYIRIGESEKYVKQGYSIKKITLDDLFINRGVAIES; from the coding sequence ATGATAGAAGTTAGGGCGCTGGAGAAGCGTTATTCAGATGGCAATTACGCCCTCAGGAAGGTAAGTTTCAGGCTCAACAAGAGGGTGAGCGCCATAATAGGCAGGAACGGCGCAGGAAAGACGACTTTGATGCGCATACTTTCAACTCAGCTTGAGCAAACCTCAGGCAAGGCAATTATCGACGGCTATGATACATTCAAGGATGCTGACAAGGTAAGAAGGATGGTAGTAAGCATACCTCAGGAAGCCAGCCCGATAGGATACCTCACGCCAATTGAGCATCTCAAGATGTACCTTGTTGCAAGGGGCATCCCGCTCGCGGACGCGGCGAGAAGGTCGGAGAAGGCACTCAAGGTCCTTGAGATGGCAGATGCTGCTGACACGCCGACGGACATGCTATCAGGAGGCACGAAGAGGAAGGTATTTGTCGCAATGGCGCTTGCGTCCGATGCAGAAATGGTTTTTCTCGACGAACCGACAACGGGCCTGGATCCGCTGTCAAGGTTTGAAGTTTGGTCGGCGATAAAGGAGTTGAAGGGCAGGATCATACTGACAACGCACTACATGGAGGAGGCTGCCGAGCTGGCAGAGGACGTGATAATGATGGAGGCGGGAAAAGTAATGCAGCAGGGCACAGTCGACGAACTCCTGAACAGGTTCAAGGGCAGGGTAAGGGCGGAGGTCAACGATCCTAGCAAAAGCCACTCGTTCAGCGTTGGCAATACATACATAAAGTATATACGCATAGGCGAAAGCGAGAAGTATGTCAAACAGGGATATTCTATAAAGAAGATAACACTGGATGACCTTTTTATAAACAGGGGTGTTGCGATTGAATCTTAA
- a CDS encoding ABC-2 type transporter, giving the protein MNLKFIGTFTWYYGFKSIPRGPSYIISSIMYPLVFLFLITIFSAGKFIDYAVVGGFISIIGMNAIYSSSDIAFQRLQLKTQDLFVATSINSTDYMLAMAFSYLATSTPGIAVYAVIGLLLGLFTALNALALVVLLILVLFGITSISFLVSGMIKHVRNVWGIAGILGVLLTVLPPVFYPYTILPKPLLYVFMISPVTPAAVLAQGAFGLGPFAPYAIAVLLVEIVAYTAIAKYINHWREK; this is encoded by the coding sequence TTGAATCTTAAGTTCATAGGCACTTTTACCTGGTACTATGGCTTCAAGTCCATACCAAGGGGACCGTCGTATATAATATCATCAATAATGTACCCTCTCGTATTCCTTTTCCTTATAACTATATTCTCGGCCGGCAAGTTCATAGACTATGCAGTTGTGGGAGGCTTCATATCGATAATCGGCATGAACGCAATATACAGCAGCAGCGACATTGCATTCCAGAGGCTGCAGCTCAAGACCCAGGACCTTTTTGTTGCGACCAGTATAAACTCCACAGACTACATGCTTGCAATGGCATTCAGCTACTTAGCTACTTCAACGCCAGGAATAGCCGTATACGCAGTGATAGGGCTGCTGCTCGGGCTTTTCACTGCACTCAACGCGCTGGCGCTGGTGGTGCTTCTGATACTGGTGCTTTTCGGCATAACCTCCATATCATTCCTAGTGTCCGGCATGATAAAGCACGTAAGGAACGTATGGGGCATAGCCGGGATATTGGGCGTCCTGCTAACTGTGCTGCCGCCGGTATTCTATCCGTACACAATACTTCCTAAGCCGCTGCTCTACGTGTTCATGATATCTCCGGTAACGCCAGCTGCAGTGCTTGCGCAGGGCGCTTTCGGCCTTGGGCCGTTTGCACCGTATGCGATTGCAGTTCTGCTCGTGGAAATAGTTGCATACACTGCAATAGCGAAATACATAAACCACTGGAGGGAAAAGTAG
- a CDS encoding carbon monoxide dehydrogenase subunit G: protein MIRMEFKGSAEVNAAPKEIFEILTVPDKLVKYIPGVKKYSYDENGINMDVPVGFSFIKGTFKVKLKTLSSKAPSYVELKGSGAGSGSSLDFLTKFSIDPSGRGSKVSWDASVNVGGIAATFGGPMIKNAADKFINQIVEDLKKKLQ, encoded by the coding sequence ATGATACGTATGGAGTTCAAAGGCAGCGCAGAGGTAAATGCTGCGCCTAAAGAGATATTCGAGATACTTACTGTACCAGACAAGCTGGTAAAATACATACCCGGAGTAAAAAAATACAGCTACGACGAAAACGGTATAAACATGGACGTTCCCGTGGGTTTTTCCTTCATAAAAGGGACGTTCAAGGTGAAGCTTAAAACCCTTTCATCAAAGGCGCCGTCATATGTTGAGCTCAAGGGATCCGGCGCAGGATCTGGAAGCTCCTTGGATTTCCTTACGAAGTTCAGCATAGACCCGTCAGGCAGGGGTTCAAAGGTGTCATGGGACGCGTCTGTCAATGTCGGCGGAATAGCCGCCACCTTCGGCGGTCCAATGATAAAGAATGCAGCTGACAAGTTCATAAACCAGATAGTGGAAGACCTCAAGAAGAAGCTCCAATAG